From the genome of Phoenix dactylifera cultivar Barhee BC4 chromosome 17, palm_55x_up_171113_PBpolish2nd_filt_p, whole genome shotgun sequence:
aggtgTTCTCCAAGGACAAAGCCATGAAAAGAACGACTATTGTCTGGTATATACCTGGTTTTCTAACAATTTTAGCCACAGATACATTATGAATGGCACCTTCTAAAGTCAGGATGCCAGCAACCTAATTTCTTTGACACAAGTCTAGCTTAAGCTGAGGTCAGGATGTTTGGCACCAGGCTAAAGATGTTTAAAACTTGCATTTTAAAAAAGTTGAAATCCTTGATGTATTGATTTAGCTGCGATGGTGAACAGTAGTCATTGATATTCACCTTACTAATTTTGAGGGGATTATCCATGTTCACTTGAGAATGGGTGATGACTAAAAGAAGGAAAAGCTTAGTTCATGCAGAACTCATGTATTTCTCTGTTACGTGTGCATAGGTTATGCTATAACAAATACTAGAAATTAGGAttttgaaagaatttttttttaaaaaaacactaAATAACCATAAAACAAAAAGCAGAAAAAGATTAAATGATTGAACTTATGGCTTGCATCCATAAATAAATATGATCATAAAAGctgctctaaaaaaaaaaaaaaactcctctCGCCAGCATACGGGACAAATGCCACCGCGCGCACGAGCTTAAGAAAGTAACTTTAGTTAGAATTCtaaactattatttattttctaattaataAAGCTTAGACTAGTAGAAAGGAGACGTACACCTCTTCTCACTCTATAAATACATGCACCCTCCAACAACACAGCCCATCACAAACGTCTGCCAAACAAGCACTGTATCCACTCAGATTTCTTGGTTTCAATTACACCACCCATGGCCTCCAAGACCTCAGCTTTTGCTCTCTTCCTCATCTTTAACTTCCTCCTTTTCACCTTTGCTAGTGCCTGCCCGAGCTCTGACAAGTGCCCGATGGATGCCCTTAAGCTCGGTGTGTGCGCCGATGTCCTCGGTGGCCTCCTCAACATCACGATTGGCACACCGCCAAAGGAGCCATGCTGCTCTTTGTTATCAGGACTCGCCGACCTCGAGGTCGCCGTGTGCCTCTGCACCGCTATCAAGGCTAACATCCTCGGCGAAATCCTCAACATTCCGGTCGACCTTAGCCTTCTTGCTAACTATTGTGGCAAGAAGGTGCCATCTGGCTTCCAATGCGCTtaggcttcttattttttttctacgTTCTCGTTGCTttctgtaagaaaatataaaatatataaataaatctacctcatcttcTTATTACATAAAATTTCAATGTTGGACTTACCCATTGAAGAAAAGTCCGACTCACATATGATGaagagtgtaagaaaatataaaatatataaataaaactatcttatcctatcagcttaagcttttgggacaagTAGTGATTTTAACACTTTCTCTTATTGTCATGTCTCTCTGTGGTTTGTTGTTATCCCAGATCTCTACAATAGCCTGCGTATTGTTGCAAGATTGATGGTGTCTTTTGTTATATAGGAACTGGTGGGTGGTTTGGGATCATAAGCTATATATGCGCTTAAGGCTGTAAACTTTTATACATCTAATAAactcgggttgtatctttcatgcATGTAATGATGTAACATAGGTTTGAATAGTGCGTGGATTGCCATTCAGTGCTTGTTGTTATAAAAGAGAACCTACTGCGGTTATGACATGGTGTTACTTGATTTATGTGATCGAAGACATACAGGCGTGACAGGCAAATCGGAAGTCCTTGCTAATTTTTAgtgatgtatatatatatctaaggtTGTCAGGATGTATATCGTTAGTGATGCGTTGTCATTGTAATTATATGCATGATAGGTCATTCATGTTGATGATTCACATCGTTCATGATCATGAtttaaatttacaaaaatatttacaCGGTTTTGAATAATTGCCTGAGCAGCTTACAATTTCCTTTGACATAAGGCACAGCTAATTACTTATGCCCAGAGAACATTAAAGCCATCTCATTGTTGATAAGTTTTGTCCTTTGAGCccatacataagaaatcaactgatttCTATACTTCAAAACAAACATAGGTTGGAGATAAAAttgcagcatgcatgatcatccATTTAAAATTTCATGTGCTTTCATGAGTAATGATGTCTATACTTACGTTGGGATCAGTTTTCAGATGTCACATCATGGGATTTTGATGGGGTGGAGCTTCTTATACCTAACGGCCTTTTGGAGAGATTAAGCCTCAAACTATATCATGGGGACACATTTTATTTGTCAGTCTTGACATTTGCTTTAGAATTCTGGATAAATCCAAATGTTCTTTCGTTTGGTATAACACGTCGTTATTTGTCAACGTAAATGGCAACAGCCAACATCCTATAGTAGAtgtgaaatttaagaaaaaatcaGACTTATACAAGAAAAAGTTCTCTTCATGACTGCATGTAGTTGGATGGAACAATTGTTGTCTGACGATCTCCCGAACATTTCTTATAATAAAATCGCATTATTTGGATCAGCAAAGAGAACATCTACCTGGTTAATTAGCCCATGCTTCCATGTCATGATATTGTTGAGTTACATTGATATATATTTAGTTTACGTGATTTTGTCTAAACAAGGATGGGCCTCTGTTGGAAGAATGATTCAAACTCAAGTTTCAGGTATTCTAGATTTTTCGGATGTTTAAATCGTGTCAAAGAAAACACCGAAGTTGGTTTCGTGTAATGGGTTATAGCGGTTAGGAATCAGTTTATGTTTTTGGTTCAGTTTTCTTTCTTAtcagtaagtttttttttttttaaactgtgTGTGAAAGAGACGTCTTATATAGAACGTGTTATATATATGGGTGTGGTGTTGTAAGTTTTTAAATATGAGAAGTTATTGAATCACTCTCTTTTCAAgccgttttgtttttttttttttctttcagaattttttttttgtgtgttccTTCCTCCTGCTGTTGGATTCATTTTGGTTTGGATCCCTTCAAATTGGTCTGCTATGATTTTTAAAAAGTTGAGCTTATTAGGAAGTGCTTGAGGTTGTAAGACTAGTGTTTGAGACTGTATGTATAACTTATTGGTTTGTGGGGATCTTGTAGAATCGGTCGACTGTAGAGTTAAAAGCGGTTCTGTGCAAAGGAGCAGATGGCAGCAAAACTTCACACGAACCCGGTGACGCAACTGAAACCCGCTTGCAAAATACTAGCTTAGATTTAGCCTTTTGATATGGTATAACAAAATTTGAGTCGATGGAAACCAAACTAACCAAGTTTTGGACTGGGGTTTTGGAATTGGCATGTGGATCGGATGACGTGAATAAATTAGTGGAtctaaacagaaaaaaaaaagagaaaaatgttTTGAGGTGCCAGCTGATCAGTGCATACGAAAAATTAGAGCAACAATTCCTGTATAAGTTACACCAATCTCCTCAAGGTGAAGCAAGAACCAGCTGTCCCTAATTTTGTAAAAATGAGAATTAGGCTTTACTCTTGTTGGACAGGTTTTCTTCATTTagaacattttcttttcttttaatgctggcTTGCTATTTGTTGCATGCTACTTATAACATGTCTTATTTCATAAATAGATTttgtattattaatttttatttttattttttttattctagcTAAGTTGATTTGAACGAACTCAAAATTGAGAGGGTTGGATATGGATTTATATTTTCTCATCTCGATCAAGATTCAAGTTAAGCCTTTGTTTATTGACATAAAGTACAATCTAGATGACATGGGCCCATCCTTAAGAAGCAAACCTTAGATGGCCTGCGGGCCTGGTCTGGCCTGAGCCGGCCCTTTGGGTCTTTCAACGAACACCTAGCATGTGCAACGCGGAGGAGGAAGACTCCTGATGGGAGTCATCTTCCTCCCCGATTCCATCAAGGAGGAGGAGCCCTAGGCCTCATCGGGCTCCAATAAAAGCCCTAGGACACAAGCTACAAAAGGCCCTCTAGCCATCTCAACTCTCATCCCCGATCCACCACCGATAAAAACTCTTGAAGCTCCTTGATTTCCGTTAAGTGTGCAGGCGAGCCACCGCCTAAACCTTGTTGGAGCCAAAGTAATACTCCCatcttatatttttaattcCTTTTCCTCACCTTCCGCAACCTTAAGATTGTTGACACCAGTCGAATAAGTGTCGGATTGTTGTCGGAATCCATGAAATCGGGAATCCCCTATTTTTGTATTTGTCCCTCCTCTATTTTGCCTTCATCTATGCCAGCCACCATGGTCGTAGTTGTCGTCGTGGCATTCCCCAAAGATCGAGATCTCTTGGTGGTTCCTTGTGACCACTCAAAAGGATCCGATTGCTGGTAAGAGAACCGAGCTACCGATCCTCTATTTTACTTTTATGTTATCTTCCATGCCGCTGCCACCattgccttgctaccgtgggTCGCCACCCACTGGCCACTGCAAGCCCTCTCTGCTGGCCTTCTCTTGCTGCAtgttgagaaagagagagaactttCCTTTGATTAGAGGAAGGAGAaagttctctctttctctctcctcgctGTTCACTTTTCCCTCTCCTCTttactctttctctctcttctccactcTCTCTCTAAAAACCCTAAGGACCTGTGGAGGTCCAAACGTCTTGACTGCTTGGATGACCCTTGACCCTTGGAGGGGTCCTAGGACCCCTAGATCTATATTAGGTGGCCCCAGGAGAGTTGCAGGTTGGCGTTATATGACGCTAGGAGGGTTCTGGGTCAACATTTTGCGGCCCTACGAGGAGGTTCTGGTTGGCCTTGCTATGATCATCTAACATAATCCATAGATGTATAATTATTTGATGATGAGATCTGACCCTGTAAGTGAGCAATCGGTTAGGCAGAAAGGTGTTGAACAGGACACCTTGCCCCTAGGTTCATAAATCAAGGGCTAGATCAATGTTTGCTATACTTAAGTCTAAGACCAATAGAAGTAAGAATATGCCACTCCCTAAACCCAACACCCGTGTCTGGGCATGTAACACGGTTGCACACTACCTAAGAAAGAGCCCTAGAGAATATGCTAGGTCTAAGAGAAACAAAATTCACATAATACCAAGAATTATAATTAAATCAATCCACTAACATTATATCATCAACTAGCTTAATTACAAATTTTTTGATGTCTATTGgtatcatcaaaataaaaaaaaaataggggagGGGCTTGTTTGGGATCTACGGGCAAAAGCTTTGAGGGAAAAGAGGAGGGGATTTATAGGTCGAGTCCAAGGACTTTCACCAGAGTCTAGCGAGCCTCAGGATTCCTCTTCCGTGCGGAACTCGGGGAGGAGGAAAACTCCCATTGGGAGTCCTTCTCCCCTGTCGCACGTGAAAGCGCACTTTGGGTGGCCCAAGCGACTGGTCAGACCACTCCAGGCTAGACCAAGCCGGCCAAGCTCATCTTAATATGGGCTTTGACAATCTTTCCCCTTTAAAATAATTTCGTCCTCAAAATTAACTTACTTGAGATTCAAACTTTAAAAGCATTTAACCATCATGTCATCCTTTAGCTCTCAATTAGTCTCCCTCTCGAAGTGTTTGCTCATAAAGAATCATGACGTACAAAACTATGGCATCTTAAAACTTGATCTTTTCCATCTATAATTCCTAGTAGGTTCTTCTGATCTCCTTTAAAATACATAATTCTCCAAAATTAAAAGTGAGGGGAAGAGAGTTGGATGAATTGGTTCAACCGTCGTTTGACTCGTGATACGTGACTCAGCGATCAAATGATTCAACTCGTGTCTGTACCAGATGGTTAGCCTTTGCTGCATCTCAGCCCCATCTGCAACTACAGATGCTGCAGCCCAACGAGCTGCAACGACCCATATTGGTCACACATTTTAAAATGCAGCAGCTGGACAAAGTTTTCAtaagcaaatcttgcaagtcAATTGGCAGGctggtttcttttattttttttcttttggtaagcCATATTTATTAAACCAATCTAGTATAAATACATCGCTGGGAATCAGTAGATAATAtacaaaaattcagaaaaaaatatCTGCCAAAGCAGTCCCAGCGTAGTTTCCATATGATTGGTCACATAAGTTGTTACCTAGCCCGCAACATTTTTAGTTTCTCTATATATATGATGTAGCAGGCTGGTTTCCTTCACAGCAAACATGGGTGACATGGAAGACTGAAGCTCATCAATCATTTGCCAAATGTTAATAAGAATGGGATAATAATATCGATCGATATTTGTTCTATTACGAAATCAAGATATCACTATTGAGAAGTCTCCTTCCAACCATACACTTTTGAATGCCATGGGCAAACCTACGATATAAGTATTTCCATGGAGATATTAGCTCTATACTATGAACATAGGCTAAAAGTAGAGCTGATCATGGGCTAGGCTTAGGCATATAAAATGTCAATTTTTAAATAGATATGGtccaaaatttgattaaaaGTGAATATAGTTAAGCTCCGAGGCACGTCCGACGATGAGGTTGGAGACCACATCCTATATCTTCATCAGGTGCCCTTTTGCTCAAGCCTTGTGGACTCCATTCTCTTCGTGATTGAATCTCTGTGGTTGGCCTCCGAGTAAGGAATGTGCAAGCTTGTCTAAGGAATGGATGGAATCAACTTTGCATGGCTCCCATGTGGCATATttggaatgaaaagaatgcaagaattttcttaaagaaaaaagcTTCGACGTCCTTCTCTGTTTCTGCACAAAGTCCTGCATTCCTTTGCCTTGTAAGGTAACTTTTGCTGGGCTAAATCATTAGATAGTCCCATGGGTGTCTTATCCAAGTTGTCCTGATTGTATCCATAACAATCTATGCAGTACACAAAACCGAAGTTACTTGGAGCTTTATAATTTTTCGAAACACTCACATAtggaattttcaaaaaaaaaaataacaggcAGCTTTATCTTAAGGATTTTATTACTGAATAGATGGTgaacttttaaaaatttaatttggGATGTTTGTACTTGAAGTTACATATTTCAAATGGTATTTTGGAATTTGAAATCTCATAAATTTAACAATTTATCATCAACCAATAGTCTTGTATAAAATCGATCAAATATGACTTATCATCATTTATAATATTATACTGTCGCATTCATCAGTCAGTCATACATAAAACCGGTCAAATGGGATCCTTGGAAAGTTCATTTAGCTGGTACCTTGCTATGTTTATTTTGCAACGCTATATATATACAACCCATGTATACATACTTGGCAACATTATATGCAACCTTTATTCAAAAGGCCAACTTTTATATTATATCATGACGTGATGCGAGACATGGAAATTACATTAAGGGGGGAAAACAGAATATCagtacttcaaaaaaaaaaaagagagaagcaaagagTTACATAGCAAAATTCCACACAAATAGATGAAGCCTGGGAATGAGTCGAAGCTCCATCTCAAATGCCAAGCTGCTGCTGTATCTCCCACAGGGTATCAGCGGACCTCGTGAGACGGAGAGACTCCTCCTCAGTGAGGTGGACCTTAGCGACACTAAGCACGCCGCCGCGGCCAAGGCGGGCGGGGAGGCTGAGGAAGACCTCGCGGTCGTCGGGGATGCCGTAGAAGCCCTTGGCAAGGAGGGAGACAGGATGGATACTGTGCTGGTCGCGGAGAAGGGATCGGGCGAGGCTGGCAACGGAGTAGCCGATGGCCCAAGAGGTGTATCCCTTGAGGCGGATCACCTCGTAGGCGCTCTCCACCACTGCCTTCCGGATGCGTTCCAGCACTTCTTCCTCGTAGGAAATTTGGTGCTTCTCTAAGGAGCTCAGGACTGGGACACCTCCCACGCTTATGCTCGACCATAGTGCCACCGAGCTATCCCCATGCTCTCCCACCATGTATGCCTACATCGATCGCATATATAAGATGAAAACATTAATCAATAATATTGGAGAGGGCCGCCAATCTTATTTACCACAAGCAGTGGCCATACGTTTATTTGTCCAAGATTTGTTTATCAACCGTAATGATACAGCATCAGATTTTTTTGCAAAAAGAGGAGAAATTTATGTTTTTCTCAGAATTTGAAGTTTGAGGATTGTACAAGCCTCATTtacaaaaacaacaacaaaaaaaagaaaagtttttttttgaaaaaagataTCGTAATATAAAGACTTGGTGTAGAGGAGAGCtgatatattattaattatctCATGCTACATGATACCAGTGAGGTCTAAAAGTTCATAATGTAACAATGCTATCAACCAGTAAGCTGCATTAGCTAGATGATAGATCTATATAGAAACACGGAGGATTAGGTAAATTTAGACCACTCACCAgaataaaccctaatccaaagaGAATATTATACGAATTCAACTTTGaaaataaagtgctttattatttttttaattattttttctctttttttttttttttttttacctggaCATCCTGGGCGTTGACTTCGAGGTGATCGGCGAGGAGGGACCGAAACCGGGAGGTATCCAGATTCGTCCCCGATCCGATAACCCGGTTGGGCGGAAAGCCGGAGAGCTTCCAGGCGATGTAGGTCAAGACGTCGACCGGGTTCGACACCACGAGGAGGAGCGCGTCGGGCGAGTGCCGGGCGAGCGGCACCACGATGTCCCGGAAAATGGCGAGGTTCCGCTGCAAGAGAGCGAGGCGGGACTCGCCGGGGAGCTGGCGGGCACCGGCGGTGATGATGC
Proteins encoded in this window:
- the LOC108511777 gene encoding 14 kDa proline-rich protein DC2.15-like, translating into MASKTSAFALFLIFNFLLFTFASACPSSDKCPMDALKLGVCADVLGGLLNITIGTPPKEPCCSLLSGLADLEVAVCLCTAIKANILGEILNIPVDLSLLANYCGKKVPSGFQCA
- the LOC103720685 gene encoding L-lactate dehydrogenase B; its protein translation is MKKVSSLSGLGLGEDVSRAFFLPIQQAPPPSPSKRRTKISVVGVGNVGMAIAQTILTQDLADVLALVDAKPDMLRGEMLDLQHAAAFLPRTKILASTDYAVTAASDLCIITAGARQLPGESRLALLQRNLAIFRDIVVPLARHSPDALLLVVSNPVDVLTYIAWKLSGFPPNRVIGSGTNLDTSRFRSLLADHLEVNAQDVQAYMVGEHGDSSVALWSSISVGGVPVLSSLEKHQISYEEEVLERIRKAVVESAYEVIRLKGYTSWAIGYSVASLARSLLRDQHSIHPVSLLAKGFYGIPDDREVFLSLPARLGRGGVLSVAKVHLTEEESLRLTRSADTLWEIQQQLGI